Genomic DNA from Crassostrea angulata isolate pt1a10 unplaced genomic scaffold, ASM2561291v2 HiC_scaffold_150, whole genome shotgun sequence:
GACTAATCGCTGACCACCTCTCTCGGTCAAGATCACCAATGGCGATTGTCGTTAGTGGGGGTGCTGTGATATCGGAGAGCAGACAGTTAATCGTCGACTCGGTATAAAGTGTATACAGAGGACCGTCTGGCTCATTCATTCATTTGACATTCGTCGAAGATGGCACGTACCAAGCAGACCGCAAGAAAATCTACTGGAGGTAAAGCTCCACGTAAACAACTGGCCACCAAGGCAGCCCGTAAGAGCGCTCCAGCAACTGGTGGCGTCAAGAAACCCCACAGATACAGGCCAGGAACCGTCGCTCTTCGTGAGATCAGGAGATACCAGAAAAGCACAGAGCTGCTGATCAGGAAACTGCCATTCCAGCGTCTGGTCCGTGAGATTGCTCAGGACTTCAAGACCGACCTGCGTTTCCAGAGTTCAGCCGTCATGGCTCTCCAGGAAGCCAGCGAAGCCTACCTTGTCGGACTCTTTGAGGACACCAACTTGTGCGCTATCCACGCCAAGAGAGTCACCATCATGCCCAAAGATATCCAGCTTGCCAGACGTATCCGTGGCGAGAGAGCTTAGATTCTCTTTTGTCTCTTGACAAACTCAAAACGGCCGTTTTCACGGCCACCAAAACCTTTAGAAAAGATGCCTTCACATTACACACAATTGATACTCTAATTATTGAATAAGCGTGCATTCAtctataataaatatatgtaagatGGCTCGCATAAACACACGCACACATATATATCCCatagataaaataaatacaggtatatTTCAGTGGAAACTTTCTTAACAAATGGACAACATGAGAAACAGTGAATTGATATATCACAAACTGTCAAAACTATTGCTATAAATGGTAACTGTCCCACTGCGAGCAAAACTCAAACTAACACAAatgtgtacattaaaaaaaggaaagaagatatctttaatcataacaaaaatgtaaataccatTATCATTCTTATATTATGGATTTATAACATAGTCATGATGTTCCTAAAGGTCAATCTgctaattattattaaaataggaGTATGTTCCTTTATGGAGAAGGAATACAGGAATCCTATTGTGTCTCTTGAAtaaattacattaattttgtgaaATCAGTTAATGTCTCTTAGATTTTAGCTACTGGCTCTGACCATATCTTTTGCCTCATACCATTTGATACCTCCTGTtgatcaggttttttttcttttttttgttttgttttgttttggtttttttttttctttttacacacTGCACATTCATTTATTACCAATTTAATTCTTTTCGATGAATTGTACAGGTGTGCAGTACacttatataaacatgtatatatatttaatattttgtaacagttaatgatataaattaagTATAAACTATGATAAGAAAACCGACACAGTAAATATGTAAGATGTGTGTATGTGGATTCCATGTAAAACAGATAAGGCCCGAGGCGGGTTTATACCTTAGCCAATCAGCGTTGACTTTACTAATCGCCTAGTTTGTGCTGCCGAACTTTTCAAGGTATGGTGCCTTCTCACGGGTCGTAAATTGAAGCTATATATAATTTGGTATCGCGAAACAAAGTTCATCTCAGTACATCTTCACTGAACGTAAACATGTCTGGTCGTGGTAAAGGAGGAAAAGGTCTTGGAAAGGGGGGCGCCAAGCGTCACAGGAAAGTTCTTCGAGACAACATCCAGGGTATCACCAAGCCTGCCATCCGTCGTCTTGCACGTAGAGGTGGAGTTAAACGTATCTCTGGACTCATCTACGAGGAAACCCGTGGTGTCTTGAAAGTCTTCCTCGAGAACGTCATCCGTGATGCAGTCACATACACAGAGCATGCCAAGAGAAAGACCGTCACAGCCATGGACGTTGTCTACGCTCTGAAGAGACAGGGACGCACCCTCTACGGATTCGGCGGTTAAACTGCCACTCCTGTGTGCTTGCAGCACTGACAACAAACAAACGGCCGTTTTAACGGCCACCAAACTTTTAGAAAAGATGCCTCTATCACAAATGCTGTGAAATACACCGACACAACTCTGTGAGACATACTACACTTTTACCTGTCATTAGTAATGAGTTAGCATTCATTTCCCCTGCCACATGCACTCGAAATAAGAGTGGTTGGAAGTCACATGAGTTATGAACAATCACTTTTACACTTCGCCTAATCAAAGAATGATATTAAAGTAAGCCACATTTCACATGTCAGAAGATGACTATTGTTCAAATTTAAATAGGTCAGATATTGCGCATAGATTTAATGATaatgtaaagaaatatattcatgtCATTTGATCCTCCAACCCTCATTGATTTCTCTTGTAAGTGTCTAAAACATGACAGAATAGGTAATTGAAAtcagaaattttaattgaaaactgcagaagtgtatttttattatcttccatgttgaaatgatattaaattgCTATGGTGAAAAGgattaaaactattaaaatataggGCAGTGAAATTGACTTTAATCATGATTGAAAAGCAGACACTGATAATGTTTAGCTATTATTTTATGACCATATTGTAGATTGCactgttttgatattttaaattgtacgaTAATATTGAATAATGAAGATCAATAAGTAATTGGTGTACAGTAATAGAGACAGAACTTTTTTATTCTTAGATGTGACAGCCTGTTGTAATTTCAGTTTCTGTGAAGATGGGTACTCATTTTGATAGTGAATGTATAGTCTTGAAACAATCATGACTATTGAACACAAATTTAATGTACCAGTAACTGCGTATTGTAATGATGGTAGCTTTTCGAAAAAATTGTGTGGCCCTGAAAAGGGCCGTTTGGTTATGTCAACTACATATCCCTGCAGTTTACTTGCTGCTGGTGTACTTGGTAACAGCTTTGGTACCTTCAGAGACAGCATGCTTGGCCAATTCACCTGGCAGGAGAAGGCGGACTGCAGTCTGGATTTCTCTGCTGGTGATGGTTGAGCGTTTGTTGTAGTGGGCCAGACGGGAGGCCTCAGCGGCAATTCTCTCGAAGATGTCATTGACGAAAGAATTCATGATGCTCATGGCCTTGCTGGAAACTCCAGTGTCAGGGTGCACCTGTTTCAAGACTTTGTAGATGTAGATAGCGTAGGATTCCCTCCTCCTCCTGCGCTTCTTCTTGTCCCCAGTTCTCTGGGCCTTAGCCTTGGTGGCAGCTTTCTTAGAACCTTTAGATCCAACTTTGGGTGGCATGTTTACAGTGTGAAGACTGAAACTATGAATGGCGCATTGCTCTCGGTAGATTTATATATAACACGAGGCGGATTGAAGCGTACAGGTAAATTGCGGACGTCTTTGTAAACATCATATTGGTCAGGACGCCCGAGGTGCGTTTAAAACGAGCGCTGTGATTGGTGGATCATCTCAATCCTTGGAAGTGTTTAAATAGAGTGGCGCAGCGCATGGCGTGTTATTCgttgatttaattttgtcagCGCCCAACCCACACACCAATCTAAAATGTCAGGACGTGGTAAAGGAGGCAAAGTGAAGGGAAAGGCAAAGAGCCGATCTTCCCGTGCCGGACTACAGTTTCCCGTTGGTCGTATCCACCGTCTGCTGAGGAAGGGCAACTA
This window encodes:
- the LOC128169573 gene encoding histone H2B-like, which translates into the protein MPPKVGSKGSKKAATKAKAQRTGDKKKRRRRRESYAIYIYKVLKQVHPDTGVSSKAMSIMNSFVNDIFERIAAEASRLAHYNKRSTITSREIQTAVRLLLPGELAKHAVSEGTKAVTKYTSSK